Proteins co-encoded in one Psychromonas sp. L1A2 genomic window:
- a CDS encoding HigA family addiction module antitoxin, which translates to MTMHNPPHPGEFIYDVYLEPTGFSCRYLAKQLDVASSTLNRVLKGQSAISPEMALRLSKAIGRTPESWLSMQDNYDLWHAKQQINLTNVHSVNFAVA; encoded by the coding sequence ACCCAGGGGAGTTCATTTATGATGTTTATTTGGAACCAACTGGTTTTAGCTGTCGCTATTTGGCTAAACAATTAGATGTAGCATCATCTACTTTAAATCGAGTTCTTAAAGGTCAAAGTGCCATCTCTCCCGAAATGGCACTGCGCTTGTCTAAAGCAATAGGACGAACTCCTGAGAGTTGGCTATCAATGCAAGATAACTATGATCTTTGGCATGCTAAGCAACAAATAAACTTAACCAATGTCCACTCAGTAAATTTTGCAGTGGCATAA
- a CDS encoding SGNH/GDSL hydrolase family protein: protein MRPLKIKKETITLLNNDSIRTQLDLDIHHLVVFGDSMSDNGFENGHGFQRYSNGKVWAEYLAKKMDLTTLDVRAWGGATSGKGNYRSNARDWSGLLWQTEQYTPATNMDNTLVVVEIGYNDLHDPDINISAIQVMENVIEGLKQLFSKGVKHILLWNLNTTLVFPGYTDKNYQSFNYYQNKNKTAQSTFKEYNQLINLAIHELNQKYQTITIDLFDANLAINEISKKFENITTPWIETGKYPKIGQWFWFDHWHYMTEAHSKIADYLYKYLSPTNNSFHNKP, encoded by the coding sequence GTGCGACCCCTGAAAATTAAAAAAGAAACGATAACATTGTTAAATAATGACTCTATTCGTACACAATTAGACTTAGATATTCATCACCTTGTAGTATTTGGGGATAGCATGTCTGACAACGGCTTTGAAAATGGACATGGCTTTCAACGCTACTCCAATGGCAAAGTGTGGGCTGAATATTTAGCCAAAAAAATGGATTTAACAACTCTTGATGTTAGAGCTTGGGGCGGAGCTACATCAGGTAAAGGGAACTATCGAAGTAATGCGAGAGATTGGTCTGGGTTGTTATGGCAAACCGAACAATATACACCAGCAACAAATATGGACAATACATTAGTCGTAGTTGAGATTGGCTACAACGACTTACATGATCCAGATATCAACATATCTGCAATACAAGTGATGGAAAACGTAATAGAGGGATTAAAACAACTATTCTCTAAAGGCGTAAAACACATACTTCTTTGGAATCTAAATACGACCTTAGTATTCCCAGGTTATACGGATAAAAATTATCAGAGTTTTAATTATTATCAGAACAAAAATAAAACCGCACAAAGTACATTTAAAGAATATAACCAACTAATTAATTTAGCAATTCATGAACTCAATCAAAAGTATCAAACAATAACGATTGATTTATTTGATGCAAACTTAGCTATAAATGAAATTTCTAAAAAGTTTGAAAATATCACAACACCGTGGATAGAAACAGGTAAATATCCTAAAATAGGTCAATGGTTCTGGTTTGATCATTGGCATTATATGACCGAAGCCCATAGTAAAATAGCTGATTACCTTTATAAATATTTATCACCTACAAATAATAGTTTTCACAATAAACCTTAG
- a CDS encoding ABC transporter substrate-binding protein — protein MKIRLLALLFFISPSVFAEQTCGKVTIAEMSWASATLIANIDSFILEKGFGCETELIPGDNTITLTSMYERGEPDIAPEIWTNAFKEILEKGINDKRIRYGGKSLSDGGEEGFWVPKYMVDEYPELSTIQGVIKHAKLFTHPEDPDKSAFYSCPSSWSCQTASANLFTALELDKADFDLIDPGSGVALSASLAKANFQHKPWFGYYWAPTAVLGKYDMVKVDFGTGVDEDEYANCTTNIDCESPKVTMHPPTIVYTVITEPFAVREPQIVKYMNKRSFTNAQMNKLLAWVEENQADGKTAMEYFLTARPDIWRTWLTPEIADKVAKAL, from the coding sequence ATGAAAATTAGATTATTAGCACTATTGTTTTTTATTAGCCCTTCTGTATTCGCAGAACAAACATGTGGAAAAGTCACCATTGCAGAAATGAGTTGGGCATCTGCAACCTTGATAGCCAATATTGATAGTTTTATTTTAGAAAAAGGGTTTGGTTGTGAAACAGAACTAATCCCAGGAGATAACACAATAACATTGACCTCAATGTACGAAAGAGGCGAACCCGATATCGCGCCAGAAATATGGACTAATGCATTTAAAGAAATACTCGAAAAAGGTATCAATGATAAGCGGATACGTTATGGCGGTAAATCACTAAGTGATGGTGGAGAAGAAGGTTTTTGGGTGCCTAAATATATGGTAGATGAATACCCTGAACTATCGACTATTCAAGGAGTTATTAAACATGCAAAACTCTTCACACATCCAGAAGATCCTGATAAATCTGCTTTTTATAGCTGCCCTTCTAGCTGGAGCTGTCAAACTGCCTCAGCTAATTTATTCACTGCACTCGAACTAGATAAAGCAGATTTTGATTTAATTGATCCAGGTTCAGGCGTTGCACTTTCAGCCTCGCTTGCTAAAGCAAACTTCCAACATAAACCTTGGTTTGGCTACTACTGGGCACCGACAGCAGTCCTAGGTAAATATGATATGGTCAAAGTCGATTTTGGCACAGGTGTAGATGAAGATGAATATGCCAACTGCACAACCAATATCGATTGTGAATCACCTAAAGTAACCATGCATCCACCAACAATAGTTTATACAGTGATTACTGAACCTTTTGCAGTTCGCGAACCTCAAATTGTGAAATACATGAATAAGCGTAGTTTTACTAATGCCCAAATGAACAAATTATTAGCTTGGGTAGAAGAAAATCAGGCTGATGGTAAAACTGCGATGGAATATTTTTTAACTGCAAGACCAGATATTTGGCGTACATGGTTAACACCAGAAATAGCTGATAAAGTTGCCAAGGCACTTTAA